CGTCCTGACCAGCGCCTCTCCGCGGTCGGGCGTCGGGCGTTCCTTCTCGACGAGCGCCGGCTCGGTCTCCCCCTTGCGGACCGCAATCGCTTTCATACTGTTGAGAAGGTCAGACGCTACGGATTAAAGCTTTCTTCACTGCCACCGCGCCGTTACTCGATTCCGACGGCGGCTCCGACCTCGACGAACCGTCGGGCCACGAGCCGAACTCTGAACGGGTGGTCTCCGGAACCTCGATTCCGTCCGGGTCGCCCAGCAGGTACCGCGAGAGGTCGATGGCGTGGACCCCGATGTCGATGAGCGTGTCCCCGCCGGCGAGGTCGGCCAGTGCGAACCACGACCAGCGGTTCGGGATGGCTCGCCGGCCAGGTCGTCGGTGAGTGGCTTCTGGACCAGCACGTCGAGGCAGGCCTCCAGTGCCGCGACGACGTACTCCTCGTGGTAGCGGTTCGGCGTCGTCACCCAGCCCCTGGCTCTCGAGTGCGTCACGGTGGCTGCGGGCGATGTCTCCGAGACCGACGATTCCGAGGCTGACCGTAGACGGGTCTGTCGTGTGTGCATACGCTAGAATGGGTCGGTGCGGATCAGTAGAGTTGCTGTTCCCGCTCTTCGCGCTCTTTCTCGCGTTGTTCCTGCTGTTTCTGCTGCCGGCGCCCCCGGCGATACTGCACGAGGCCGGGGAGTATCTTGTTCTTCAGGTCCAGGACGAACGACACGATGCCGTACGCCCAGAAGAAAAACAGGAGCAGCGCCAGCGTCCACCAGAGGGTCCCGGGCATCGTGCTCAATCGTCGGATTCGACCTCGCCGCCGGTCGCCGGTCCGGCCGCTTCGATTGGCTCGAGTGCGTGGACGATGGCCTCGCCGGTCGAGGTATCGAACAGGTGGGTGTTGTGCCGGTCGATGACGACCTGGATGTCCTCTTCCTCCTCGATGTCGGAGTCGGGGTCGATGCTCATCAGCAACTGGTCGTCCGTCGCCACCTCCTGGGACATCGACGTCTCGCCCTCGCCCAGCAGCAGGTAGGCGAATATCTCGTCGCCCATCGGTTCGAGCACGTCCGACCGGGCGTCGATGGGCTCACTCGGGTCCGCGACCTCCTCAGCCAGGGACGCCGGGTAGATGTCCTCCGGCCGAACCCCCAGCGTCAGCTGGTCGCCGACGCCGACACCCTCGACGGTCGAGGGGTCGAAGTTCAGCGAAAAGTTCTCGGAGACGAGCTCGCTTTCGGTGACTTCGGCCTCGACGAAGTTCATCGCCGGCGAGCCGATGAAGCCGGCGACGAACAGGTTGTCCGGTTCGTTGTAGCAAGTCAGTGGCGGGGCGATCTGCTGGAGGCTGCCGGCGTTGAGCACGGCGATGCGGTCGGACATCGTCATCGCCTCCTCCTGGTCGTGGGTGACGTAGATGATGGTTGTGTCCAGTTCCTTGTGCAGGCGCTGGAGCTCGGTCCGCATGTGGACTTTCAGCTTTGCGTCTAAGTTCGCCAGCGGCTCGTCCATCAGGAAAACGTCCGGTTCGCGGACGATCGCGCGTGCGATGGCGACGCGCTGGCGCTGCCCGCCGGACATCTCCTCGGGCATCCGCCCGAGCATCCCCTCCAGCTGGACGATGTCGGCCGCGTGCTCGACGCGGCGGTCGATCTCGTCCTGCGGGTAGTCCCGCAGCCGGAGGCCAAAGGAGATGTTGTCGTAGACGTCCATGTGCGGGAACAGCGCGATGTTCTGGAACACCATCGCGATGCCCCGGTCTTTGGGCGGGAGGTTCGTCACCTCGCGGTCGCCGATGTAGACCTCGCCCTCCGTCGGGATGGTCAGGCCGGCGATGGTCTCCATCGTGGTCGACTTCCCACAGCCCGACGGCCCGACGAAGCAGACGAACTCGCCGTCCTTGATATCGAGGTTCATGTCGTCGACCGCGGTGACTACCTCACCCTGGTCGTCGTAGCGTTTCGTGACGTGTTCGAGTCTGACTCGTGCCATTGTTGTATTACTCCTTGAGTGCTCCTGAGGTCAGTCCGCTGACGATCCGTTCCTGGGCGACGACCACGAGGATGACGACGGGGAGCACCCCGACGACGCTCGCGGCGGCCATCAGATTGAACTGCGTGGTGTACTGCGTCTGGTAACTGAGTATCCCGCCGACAATGGGCGACCACTTCCCGGGATCCGGCGACGTCGCCATGATCGAACTGAAGAAGTACTCGTTGTAGACGGCGATGAACGTCAGCACGGCCGCCGTCGCCACGCCGGGGGCCGACAGCGGCATGATGACGCGGAACAGCGCGCCGAGGCGCGTCGTCCCTTCGACCCGCGCCGCGTCCTCCAGTCCGTCGGGAATCTGCCCGTAGAACGTCGTGAGGATGAACACCGACAGCGGCATGAACAGCGCGCTGAACGGCAGCACCATCGACCCCGGCGTGTTCAGTAGTCGGGGCGGCGTGAACAGCGGAATCTCCGTGAACGGAATCGTGATCGGCGCGTTCGCAGCGAACGCCTGGAACAGTGGGATGACGAACGCGGCGGGCGGGAAGTAGCTGATCGCCAGGATGCCCAGCATCAGCACGGCCCGGCCCGGGAAGCGGAGTCGTCCGAAGACGTAGCCGGCCAGACTCGCGACCAGGAGCACGATGACCGTCGTCGAGACGGCGAGCGCGAAACTGTTCAGCATGTACAGGTGGAACGGAACCTGTTCGAAGACAGTGATGAACGCCGCCGGATTGAACCCCTTCGGCGTCGGCAGCGGGAACGTGAATCCAGCCACCTGTGGCAGGAAACTCCCGGCCAGCAGGTTCCCTTCAGGGGTGACCGCGAGGACGATCAACCAGTAGAAGGGGAACAGCGTCGTCACCAGGAAGAACACCATCGCCGCGTAGAACAGCGCCCGGTACACCTTCTCCGGGTTGGCGATCGCGTCCTGTGTCCACCGGGCGAGCGGTCCGCCTTCGTCGTCGGAGTCTTTGTCTGTCGCTGTCGCCATATCAGATCGCGTCCTCCCCTTGCCACACGATGAGTCCCATTACCGCGGCACCGATGATGGCGGCCGTGACGAAAGCGATGGCTGCTGACGTCCCCTCTCGCGTGTTGAACGTCGCGACGACCATACACGAGAGCGAGGGGACGACCGAACACTTCGACACCGTGTCGATGATACCGTAGACCCGCATCGCCTGCACCGAGCGGAACAGCACCGCGATGCCGATGGTCGGCAGGATGAGCGGGAACGTGATCAGTTTGAACTGCTGCCACTTCGTGGCACCGGCGACCTTCGCGACGTCGTAGAGGCCGCGGTCGATGCTCTGGAGGCCGGCCAGTATCAGCAGCGCCATGAACGCCGACGTCTTCCAGATGTCGGCGACGATGATGATAAAGAGTGAACTCGCCGGGTCGTTGAGCGTGTTCGTCGGTGCCAGGATGCCCAGGTCGGCAAGCGGCGGCGTGAGGAACCCGATGTTCGAGTTGAACATCAGGAAGAAGATCATCCCCTGGATGACGACCGGGACCGCCCACGGGATGATGATGGCCGCGCGGATCCACTTTCGCCCGTAGAAGTCCTGGTCGAGGATGAGCGCCTGTCCGAGGCCAATGACGGTCTCGAAGAGGACGCTCACCACCGAGAAGATGATCGTCACCACGAGCGCGCTCGTGATGAGTGCTTCGAGCGCGAGGCTCCCCGGCAGGAAGTTCGTATCGCCCGGCAGGAAGACGTCTTTCCCTCCGGTGAACAGTTCCACGTAGTTCCCGAGGCCGACGAACGTAGTGCTCGAGAAGTCGGCCGAGACTTCGAACAACGAGAGCTCGAAGGTCCGGAGCAGCGGATACAGCGCGACGACGCCGAGCAGGATGAAGACGGGAATCAGGAGCAGATACGCGTACTGCGTGTCGCTCAGGTTCTCCATCCAGCGCATCGCGTCGACGAGGACTCCCGACCGGCGTGATTCACGCTCTCCTGCGGTGTCCGTGCTCATGTCCCTCTGTCCCTCCTCGTGATTGTCCACTCCATAACCAATAATAACTTAGGATTGTTTTAAAACTAGCCCACCTGCCAACTAGGTTATGAGTTTTCGATATTGGACAGACTCTCTGCCAGGGTATTCATAGCCTGCTCCGAGGTGACATCTTGGCCGACCGCGGTGTTGGCCTGTTGTGCGATGTTGGACGACTCCTGGCTCCAGACCGCGGTGACCGGGCGTGCCAGCGAGTTTTGACCGGCGACCTGCAGGGTGTCCATGTAGCGGCCGACGACCGGAACGTTCGCCGCTTCGTCGGACGAGAACAGTTCGGGCCGCGGCGGCAGCCAGCCCTGAATCTCGAGCAGAGTTAGCTGGAAATCCGGTTGCATGGCGGCCCGGATGACCTCGGTGACACCGTCTTTCGCCTGGCTGCTGGGGTTGACTGTCATGTGCCAGCCACCGAGTGCGGAGGTGGTGCCGCCGACGCCCTGTTGTGCGGCCTCGGACTCCGGAACGGCGTACGGAATCGGCATCGCGCCGAGGTCCTCGCCGAGGGCTGGATCCTCCGTCTCCTCCGGATTCCGACCGGTGAGTGCGAGCGAGTACGGCCAGTTGCGGTGCATGACCGCGTTGCCGTTCGCGAACGGAGCACGCGAGGGCTCTTCCGTGTAGCCCAGAATCTCGGTCGGGACGATGTCGCCGGCGTAGCCCTCGAACTGCCCGCCGAAGTCCTCGTCGTGGACGAACTTCCGCATCATGTTGAGCGAGTTGATCGTCTCTGGCTCGTTGACCGTGATGGGTCGGTCGCCGACCGGGCCGAAGAGGTTGTCCCGACCGCCGAAGTAGGCGCCGCCCCACGAGGACATGACTTCGTTGAACGTACAGCAGGAGGTCCCCTCGTAGATGTCCCACTGGACGGTCCAGCCCATGTCGACGTCGGCGTTGTCCAGCGTGTCCGCGGTGATGTTCGACCACTCCTCCCAGGTCATCGGCTCGGTAGCCCAGTTGTTGGACTCGGGGCTGTAGCCGGCTTCCTCGACGAGGTCCTTGCGGTATTGCATCGTCGGGAAGTCGGGGAAGACCGGGACCCCGAAGAGGTTCCCGCTGGACGGGTCGATTGCCGTCTCGGTGAACCCGCTGAAGTAGTTGTTCTCGACGTCGTCGAGCAGTTCCTTGGGGAGCAGCTCCGTCAGGTTCTGGATCTGTCCGCGCTGGATGAAGATGTTCGTCCAGCCGTTGTCCATCAGGAACATGTCCGGGTCCGTCTCGTCCGCGCTCAGGAGGCGGTTGTAGTTGGACCGTCGCGCGCCGGTGTCCTGGTCGCCCGCGACGAACTCGACCTCGACGTTGTCCGGCAGGCCGTTGTCGCGAAGCGCCTGCTTGATCGCGTCGCCGTTGTTCTGGACTGCGACCGGGTCGAAGCCCCATGTGACGGTGGTCGTCTCGCCGCTGCCACCGTCACCGGAGCTGCCACCGCCGCCGTCGCCACCATCCCCACCGGAACCGCCGTCGCCGCCGGAACCGCCGTCACCACCGCTGCCGCCGTCGCCCGCACAGCCAGCGATACCCGCTGCCACGCCAGTCGCCCCGGCGGCCTGCACGAACCGTCGCCGCGAGACGCCTGTCGATGTACTGTCGCCTGTGGTGTCGTTGTCCGACATGTCTATCGTGTGATTACACGGTCAGTACTTAAATGTTTCCCATAATTAACCACAGGTGTTGTAAATACAATCGCCCCATCGCGAAAAATAGTTGTCACTACGACAGGAAAGCGGCGAGGAGCATTCTAAGTATATAATGGTGCCGAAATACAAAACGGATATTTGTGAAAACGGGTCGCTCGAACGCGTGAACTGTCGGAAAGTTTCTTCTCTTCAGTCGTACCGCACGTCCTCGACGACCAGTCGGGTCGTCTCGATAGCTTCGACCATCGCACCCCATCCGCCGATCTCGTAGGTCCCGTCGTCCGTCTCGAGCGTCGCGCTGACCCTGCCGGCGAGCTGGGCGAGCGGAATCGGTTCGGTCCGGCCCAGCGAACTCCCGGTGTAGTCGACGTCGGTGATGACGCCGTGCAGTTCGATGGGGGTCTTCGTTCCCGTCTCGTACCCGTTGACCGCCACCGTGATAGTCGCCCCCTCGTTGAGGAGCGGTTCGATGTCCCGGACGGCCTGCCTGAAGTCGACGTACGTGATCGGCGTCTCGGGGGTCCGTTCGGTGTACACGGTGTCCCATATCTCCCAGAGACAGGTACGGAAGTACCAGTGGAAGACGTAAGAGTGGGTCCGGTCGTGGACGAGGACGCCGTACTCGTTGATCGACCGCTGGTGCGGGGCGAAACACGTCCACACCCTGTCGACGATGATGAGGAAGGGAGAGGGCATGTCCCGGTGGCGAGCCTCCATGCAGGTCCCCTCGAGGTCCTCGATATCGGGGACGTAGTCGTCGGACTCCGAGCAGATGCTGAGCTTGACGTTGACGCCCCGGTCGTGGGCCGATATCAGTGCGTCCCGGAACTCGAGGAACTGTTCGGCGCTGACGCCCAGCTGGATCTCGCTCTCGGCGTCCTCGATGAGCTCGCGCGCCCGGTTCTTGACCGTCTCGAACCGCTTGACGATACTCACCTCGTGGTCGGTTATCTCGGGTTGGTTCCACCGCTCCTCGATGGACTCGGCGGCCTCGAGGTAGCGACTCGACCGGGCTCGCAGGTCCTCGAGGACGACCTCCGGGTCGTGGGCCCGCGCCGAGAGACTGTCCTGCT
The DNA window shown above is from Haloarcula halobia and carries:
- a CDS encoding ABC transporter ATP-binding protein, coding for MARVRLEHVTKRYDDQGEVVTAVDDMNLDIKDGEFVCFVGPSGCGKSTTMETIAGLTIPTEGEVYIGDREVTNLPPKDRGIAMVFQNIALFPHMDVYDNISFGLRLRDYPQDEIDRRVEHAADIVQLEGMLGRMPEEMSGGQRQRVAIARAIVREPDVFLMDEPLANLDAKLKVHMRTELQRLHKELDTTIIYVTHDQEEAMTMSDRIAVLNAGSLQQIAPPLTCYNEPDNLFVAGFIGSPAMNFVEAEVTESELVSENFSLNFDPSTVEGVGVGDQLTLGVRPEDIYPASLAEEVADPSEPIDARSDVLEPMGDEIFAYLLLGEGETSMSQEVATDDQLLMSIDPDSDIEEEEDIQVVIDRHNTHLFDTSTGEAIVHALEPIEAAGPATGGEVESDD
- a CDS encoding carbohydrate ABC transporter permease — protein: MATATDKDSDDEGGPLARWTQDAIANPEKVYRALFYAAMVFFLVTTLFPFYWLIVLAVTPEGNLLAGSFLPQVAGFTFPLPTPKGFNPAAFITVFEQVPFHLYMLNSFALAVSTTVIVLLVASLAGYVFGRLRFPGRAVLMLGILAISYFPPAAFVIPLFQAFAANAPITIPFTEIPLFTPPRLLNTPGSMVLPFSALFMPLSVFILTTFYGQIPDGLEDAARVEGTTRLGALFRVIMPLSAPGVATAAVLTFIAVYNEYFFSSIMATSPDPGKWSPIVGGILSYQTQYTTQFNLMAAASVVGVLPVVILVVVAQERIVSGLTSGALKE
- a CDS encoding carbohydrate ABC transporter permease, translated to MSTDTAGERESRRSGVLVDAMRWMENLSDTQYAYLLLIPVFILLGVVALYPLLRTFELSLFEVSADFSSTTFVGLGNYVELFTGGKDVFLPGDTNFLPGSLALEALITSALVVTIIFSVVSVLFETVIGLGQALILDQDFYGRKWIRAAIIIPWAVPVVIQGMIFFLMFNSNIGFLTPPLADLGILAPTNTLNDPASSLFIIIVADIWKTSAFMALLILAGLQSIDRGLYDVAKVAGATKWQQFKLITFPLILPTIGIAVLFRSVQAMRVYGIIDTVSKCSVVPSLSCMVVATFNTREGTSAAIAFVTAAIIGAAVMGLIVWQGEDAI
- a CDS encoding extracellular solute-binding protein yields the protein MSDNDTTGDSTSTGVSRRRFVQAAGATGVAAGIAGCAGDGGSGGDGGSGGDGGSGGDGGDGGGGSSGDGGSGETTTVTWGFDPVAVQNNGDAIKQALRDNGLPDNVEVEFVAGDQDTGARRSNYNRLLSADETDPDMFLMDNGWTNIFIQRGQIQNLTELLPKELLDDVENNYFSGFTETAIDPSSGNLFGVPVFPDFPTMQYRKDLVEEAGYSPESNNWATEPMTWEEWSNITADTLDNADVDMGWTVQWDIYEGTSCCTFNEVMSSWGGAYFGGRDNLFGPVGDRPITVNEPETINSLNMMRKFVHDEDFGGQFEGYAGDIVPTEILGYTEEPSRAPFANGNAVMHRNWPYSLALTGRNPEETEDPALGEDLGAMPIPYAVPESEAAQQGVGGTTSALGGWHMTVNPSSQAKDGVTEVIRAAMQPDFQLTLLEIQGWLPPRPELFSSDEAANVPVVGRYMDTLQVAGQNSLARPVTAVWSQESSNIAQQANTAVGQDVTSEQAMNTLAESLSNIENS
- a CDS encoding TrmB family transcriptional regulator, whose amino-acid sequence is MNDDELTAILEDAGLSPYQADAYVTLLEMGTAAATDIADRCDVPDPRIYDVLRDLESKGYIETFQQDSLSARAHDPEVVLEDLRARSSRYLEAAESIEERWNQPEITDHEVSIVKRFETVKNRARELIEDAESEIQLGVSAEQFLEFRDALISAHDRGVNVKLSICSESDDYVPDIEDLEGTCMEARHRDMPSPFLIIVDRVWTCFAPHQRSINEYGVLVHDRTHSYVFHWYFRTCLWEIWDTVYTERTPETPITYVDFRQAVRDIEPLLNEGATITVAVNGYETGTKTPIELHGVITDVDYTGSSLGRTEPIPLAQLAGRVSATLETDDGTYEIGGWGAMVEAIETTRLVVEDVRYD